TCTGATTACTACTAGATTTTATATGGAAATATAGGGAATTACTATTGAAACAAAGACAAACTGAAATGCGTACTTACGAACCTTTTAAACGCACCGTTAATGGTGGATcatcaatttgaatttgaatcaATTTGCACTCAAAGCTCGGTCTGAGTGCCTAGGTGAAACTGGCTGGAACCTCCTCAGCCTCCAACGTCATTTTCACTTCATTTGTTGACTTAGTTTAAGGCTGTCAGTGGATACAGTTTCGGCCCGTTTCGGCTCTTCTCCggcccatccacatccacatcgacatcgacatcgaccaGACCTTTGTGATGGTGAGCCACGCCCTGGGCGTATATGTACCTGCAAACTAGCCAAAAAGCAATTCACTTCTTGTAGTAAACAAATTCGAAACACTTTGTTACCGACGTCATTTTTTCATCTTATTTCTCCGtatcttttttgttggctcCCCCTGGTTAAAAACGATATTTCCGCTTAAGTTGATGGAGGTTTTGGGATGGGTAGCTAACCAAACTCGGTTAGACTAGGCGGGAGCTGTACCTGAGCTCGGGCAAACTTCTCGCCTCCGCTAACAGCCGCAAATAAATCGTTCGACATTTATAAGCAAGTCAAACTTATGCCAAAGCGTTTCCTGAATATTTGTGTACCCTCGGATGGGATGGGAGAGAGATGGATGCGTATCCAAAGAGTGGGGTAGGAGCGTTGGGTGGCGTTAGCAGAACCTGGCTAAAAATAAGATAAATTTCGTGGCTCCACTCAATGGAGCTGTTAACTTGCGCACCTGAACCAATACAGGGCCCGCACAGAAGGGCTATCGCTATCGCTATCCCTGTCGCTGTGGCCGTCGCATATGCGAGCTGtggagagcgagagggggAACACACAGCGAAGGAGGTACGGTACAGTGGAAACAACTCACACGCCTCGAATTCGGCTTGGTCCAGATGGACCCGCACTTTAATGGAATCAAACGAAATGACATTGATCGCTGAAGGCCAACGGACCCCGCAGCAGAAGATCAAGTGATCTCAACTCGGCTCGAGTGTATTTCGGTTCTGTCCGTGTACTCGCATTCGTCACTGGGATTTGGGTCGTGGTCGTTGTGCGTTGTGCTCTGTGCGTTGATGGGGGAACGTAATGGGGATGGACTGGGGATCGGATCGGCCGGTTTGGAATTAGTGCGTAATTCACTCATCTACTCCCATGATCACATTTTAGCTGGCTTGGGTGCGTGGGCTGCGGCTGGCTTCTATTTCAATGTTGATTGGCAAATTACGGCAATTTCTGGGGACTGGGAATTAGATTATTTTGAAATAGTTATGAACAAATTAATTGAGCATTACGAAAAGTTTTGCAACCATCTGGTGGGCAATTTGAAGCTATCATTTCGAATGCTCACCTTGAAGGTTTTTGCGAAGACCGGCCAGAAAGCACACTTACTAGTGTACAAATCTACGAACTCTTTTCCAAtcaatgtaaatatttattcatagATACACATCTCTCCGCGATGACTCTCTCTATTTTTCTCGGACTTGTCATGAGAGGTCGAAGAAATATAGAGAGAAATCACGACCACCAGTTATGTTCTAGGGTTAAGGCTTGCACTTTCCCCTTTCCGCCTAATTACCTATCTGATTCgaactttaaaatattttatctttCTCCTTTTTTCCGCTAGATCTGTCTCGTTTTCGCTTCTCACGCCCACACCAGCCGTTACATCTCGCTCCCCTCCGCCaggggcgcacactgcacgaggaagagtgtgtggaagagtgagagggagagaaacagagagtaTGCGCGtggcaatttaatttgtttatgctGGCTGTAATATTGATCCCATCTAGttcagattcggcaatctggtagatacaTATGGTTAATTTCTACGCTTCTTAATTTTCtcggttttctcgtatcttacaaattgtggatgccacagattttcttcCTTTCTATGGGTTTGTAACAGCGTAATATCACAAGAGTCTAGATTTAGGCGCTCATCGGGACGGGCGGAAGGACAAACATGACTACATATATGGATTCGGATATTGATGCTCATTCCTTCTTCCTTACACAAATCCACATCCACTATAACCAGTCGCGACGTTGAGTGTATGCAAACCCGTAATCAGTATCATATATCCGGACTTAAagtgaaaaattaaaaagtgAACTAATACGCCGAATTTAGTAAAACATTTGAGGCAATCTTTCGATGTAGCTTGTCCCAGAATAATGTGCATTACTGTGTCCTTAAAATGTATATGACTTTACCCAACATTTTGTCAATTAATAAATAGAATGAATTGTAAGGAATTGAATTAGTAAAGTTTCaacaaatttacaaaataGTTTCGGGACAGAGTTTTATGGATATGTGTTTTTATTGACCTCTAAAAATGGGCATTTTTAATGTCGGTCGGAAATGGCtatattttttgattattCTACAGTTCTTGCAGGTTTTCTTGTGCAATTTTGTATAGCCCATTgatgaaacaaaaaatgaacaaaGATCGTGCGATCTTTTATGCCGCAGCAAAAAAGTGTCTTTCTCAGCATTGAATTCGTGGAATAGGTCTACCTTTTCGGGATACCTGTACTATATTTTCAATgatcaaaaatgaaaatttgattCCATCAAACAGAACCTTGATCGACCGCCATTTAGTTTCTGCGCgtaatataaatatgtataaattatAGTTTGAAATACACACCGTTTTATAAATCATTTGTGATTCATTCAGTCTGACTTGACCAACAAAGGGACGTGTGCGGGTGTTTATGTGAAATTCGAATCTTATTTTGGGCGATTATTAAGTGCCTTCAGTGTGAGgttcatacatatttatagttcatatttatttatagttttgcATTTGGTGGGTGGATGCACTTGGCActtgtccctctccctctggcaGTAACATGACCCATGGCTGTGTATTTGAGGCCCCAGAAAGGTGTCGGCAGTGGCAGCTTTATCCGAGtcgagactgagactgagagaTAGAAACCCAAAACGACTGAGACCGAGACTGCGGCTGACCCAGACGATTCAAAGTGAGAGAGCAAAGATGATGGAGTGTTTCTATCTCGCTCCGGACCTGGTAATCATATTACAGAGCAGCAAAAGGGAGGCAAGCAAGGGGGCGGAAGAGGCGGAAGAGGCATCCCACATGAGCGCATACAATAATTTATCAATTGGCATCAATTGAGGCgcacaaaaacgaaacacaaCCCCAAACCTCCGGAATTTCTTTCCCATTTTGATTTGCTGGTGTTGTCGCTCCGGCCGCGTCTCCTGTTTACTCGCGATTTTCGGCACATTCGCGACACCCATCGCAGGCGGCAGTTAAGCAGCGCGCCGAGGCATTCACGTGAAGCACTCAAAGCCTCGCAGGCACTCAAAGCCGCTATATGGCACAAACGGACTTCGACTCGGACGGGGGTTGTACTTTCGATTGTTGCGCAATGGCCAAATCGGTGGCACCAGCGCGAAACACCAAGGGAAGCgccacagccgctgccactgccacaaccaTACATACACGCCGGGGCACCACAACAGTCAcatttgtgctgctgctggtcctctGCTGCTTGTGCGATTACAACTATGGAAGTACGTAAACCCCGCCATTTGCCTCCTTTCtagatatttttgttttgttttgtttttgttttgatttttttttcaagtgTTTTTTCCGAAATTGGGCTAGAATTCGGCCCTAGTGCGTATGAGTGTTTTAAATTTCTATACTAAATGGGTGATACTTGTACGTCGGGTTCCGCACGGTTGAATAAAGACAATAAAGATCTTGTGAACTCAGGACCGTGTGACGACAGACATGGTGGAAAATGCTATGAAAACAATACGAAATTCAATATCCGATTTCAATGCAAACTTTCCCGAAAAATATATTCCAACTTGTCTACtgataaaagaaaaaaaacatagcTCCAAAGGTTTTTGAAATGCAAGTCTTTCATATAAATTTCACTTCAGAATTTGtgagaaaaaagaaagaatagTCAGCTCAGTAGGACCAAGGctcaacaaaaataatatgcAAACTGAAAATTCATTGCAACTGTTCGCATACGATTTTTGTGCAGAATGGGAGGGGGACCGCCTCCTGGTCTCTTTATCGAATTCATATTAATTGTCGAGTCCAAGCTGTTTGCCGACCTGAGAAAACACGACACGAGAATGAAGCCaggaaaaaagtaaaaatattCGGCTTAATTGGCTGTCGAAATCCTTCCCGTCCTTAGCCAAGATCCCCGAGATGGGTCTGGCAAACAGATTGGTTGCTTAGCACTTACTCACATAAAGTCGTACGTGTACGGGTGTGTGACCATATTTGAGTACCATCCACAGGCTGGGCCTCACAGTGCTGGAGGAAGCACAATTCCGGCTCGATTCAAACGGCAGATGGTGAATTTAAGCGACCATTTGGTATACTCTGCACATACCGCTGCTTCCTCTGGTTTCCGCCGATGTAAGTTATGCAATCActcactctcactcactctgACTCACTCGCACTCATTAAAGCACATTCGTATTGGCATTGAAATATACACCCCATCACCACCCATCACCCCCCCATTGCTCCCCCTTGCTCCtctactcacacacacacacacacacaacatacAATTTATGCATGCCTCTGTTATTTTGTGGTGtgaattgcattttaaaataaacttATTTGGCTTTTTCTTCGGGTTTGCTTTTTGGACTTGGGCTACACgcatacacatgcacacatacagTGATGGCTCCCTTCTGTGAACACTCACAATTCCAGGACTTTTATCCACCCAAATTCTGCGATGGAAATGTCCactgtacatacgtacatacatacgtatatggCATTTGAATTGCATAGCAATTAAAATGGCTGCAAGCAGTTTCATATCGTTTTGTATCGTTTTTTTCCGTGGCGGGGAAAGGTGCTAGTGCCATCcacatcgccatcgccatcgccatcgccattcggaataaatattttataagctttttctattttttgctGCTCCAAGCACCCACCCCatccatgcacacacacagaacattACCTGCATCCAGATATAGCCAAGTTTTCAGTGTTTGCTCTCTGATTGCAGTTACCCGTACTGCGAATTCATTTTCGATCTGCGCTTATCGAGGCACTTTACGTCGTTCCCGGACTGCTACGAAATACGCTGTAACGAGACGTTCACGTTCTTCGGTCACGAGCAGCAGAACTTCTGACATCTCGTGCACGGCTGTCCAGCTGTCTTATGTGTAATCTTCTTCTcctgcttcttctgctgacTACCCCATACGCGATACCCCGCGACTACATGCTGTCTGATTTAATAAATATGGTTAACTGACATGAAAAACTGGTTATTTGATTTGACTGAAGGAGGTGTCTTCGAGAGGACTGAGGCCCTTAAACCTCAGTTCTTTGCTGATCATCGCTTTCCAATTAATAGTCTCCATTGCTCCATTGATCATTCTCTACTAAATAACTCAAATCACCCGTGTTCAATATTTTGATTTCGGTTCGAAAAAGGGAATGTCCAAGAGCACGAAGAAATTACATGTCTGGTGGCTCGAGACTGCGGCCATGACTCGGTCCaagcaaaccaaaaacgaGTGTTGGAAAATTTGCAATAAGCTCTATTATTCTGCTTCAGCTTCTATCAATATAAGGTGAAGCGGCAGTCAAATATGATATGAAAAGTGGCGAAACGTCATCAGGAAGCCATTCATCGGTTTTGTCAGGATGGAGAATTCGGATCAGCGCACAGTGGGCCACTTGGGTGATCTAGCGAAATAAAATTAAGATTTTCTCAATAAGCTATTCGAGGACCTTTTAGCTAATGAATTTGTTGTAATTGAATAGCTGTGAACTGTCAAACACGAGATATGTATGCCACAACcgatataataataataaaaataataataataataataataataataataataataaaaatcattatTTACGGTCCCTGTTTCTAATGACTAgtaacaaaatataaaatattattctGAATCATTTTCTAAAGCAGACTTGCAATTTCTGAATTCCGGGAAGAATTGAAGGTTTAAGATATAAGCCAGACAATGAAACTACAAAagttcattaaaaataaaaatgcaaacaaagaACAATggtattttagtattttataaTCGGAGTGAACCAAACTACAAACTGATACTGGGTTTAACATAGAAACGTCTTAAAATTTGTTCAAGGTTATGCATTGATATTTCATTAATATATCGGGAAAAACACCCGATTAAAATGCAGAAATTTGGACAGGTACCATACATATTTTAAACTTAAGCGAAAGATATTTATTTAGAGAACTTCTGTTTACATTTGTAACCTATACACTTTTTTTCACCGGCAAATAAAGTTTTATATATAGATTGCATTACcttattataatttaataCCGGGATACTCAGTACGATGGCAATACATCAGTTTTCGGAATATCGGCCTCCTGTTCTACGGCGAACTGTGCCGGATACAACGGGTCAACGGATTGCAAAAAGTCTGTTTtctatttaaattaaatattttctaacATTCTTTCAAAATCCAAAGAGTTACAAACGTGtgattttataaataatttatttcttattaTATGTCTATGATATAAAAAGAAATTGGTACGTAGTTTTATTGGAAATTGATTAAGCAACAACTAGAAATACAAATTAGACGAATAGGATAACATTGCGAAGACCACCGAGAAGTCACAAATGCATGAAATTTCAGAGCGTGGTTTTTTTGTCGTTTCAACCACTTCCAAAGCCCAACAACCAGCCCAGCTTTTAAATCTAAAGATAATttgaaaaacagaaaagttaCTAATTACTTTTTGATAATTATAtaagtattaaaaattaaataacaaaGAAAACTTTATTTCAATGGATTAATCTATTTaagcttcttcttcttctagCTTTAATAAGATTCCAGAAAATTATCATCTTgaagacattttttttttgtaatctaTTTTCCTTTCCACTAGATCTGCCTAAGAATTTCACGACGTTTTCTACTGCGACAACAACATATAGTGTGTGTGCATGACGCAGCACAGTGATGACCGGCTCGAGTTGCGCTGATAGGGGATTTTTGTTGTGGTGGTTGTCGGTGGACTACTCCGAAATTCAAACAGAATGCCCACCGCTGTTTTAGTCCATCATGCTGGTAATTTCCTTTGCTCCTCTCCGCGGCTAGCTCTTAGTGGATTTCCGGCCACGGGACGTCTCCATAATAAAGGACTAACAAAGGGACGAATAAACCGAGCTCAGGAACAGATacgggcacacacacacaccactgGCGAGAAAAACTTAACCTTATTCAattcacaaatatttgcatacaaattagTATTCTAATTGACTCGAGCCCAAAATAGGGTAACTGACTCGCccagaggagtggagtgggcaGTACAGCTGTTCGTCTCCCAATtccccgtctctgtctctgtctccagCAGAGAGTGTGATACCCCAAACAACTTCTCTCAATCTGCTCCTGTCGCTCTCCCCCACTATGGACGCTAGTCGCTGGGGGTAATTGTTTGCCCAGTTTCATAAAAATACAGTTTACGCCTTTCGCAACAGCACGTACGAGTACAGCTATCTACTCGCCCCCACTACCACTGGTACCCCGCAGCCTTGTTCATCCAGCCAAGGCAAGCGATACGGCTTAGTGCGGTTGGCCAAGTGGAAAACAGCCGCACGCGGGGAGGGGGCGGAATTTGGGGTGACAATAGCCATGTGAAAACAAAAGGTCGGAGCAGACAATGTTGTCGCTAGAAACTTTTAACTTTAACAAACTTAATTGTTCCCTGCTCTAAATATGTATTCCACAGCAGGGTCTTTGAGCTCTTTGCATTCTTGCGGAGTACGATGGTGCGTTTTGGAGCTGGTATAGCTGGTGGAGCTTTGCGTTTTAAAGACATTTTAAATTAGTATAACTATGCGTGACTACACAAAAAATCTAATGCTTTTCGGGAGTACAAGTATGAGCTTCTGGTGAAAGGAATTTGGTTCTATCTTCTATGATAACACTGATTACGACTCGGTTGCAGGACATTTTAACATTATACAAAATAGATATCATTTTGAATGTTTCATTTGTAAAGATTCGAGGAAAACGGCACCAAAGGAAGCACAGATTGCCCACAGTAAAGCTTATATCCATGTACAGATGTATATGGATCTTTTGTTACACATTACACTCTCTCTCAAATGTTTATATGGGGTTTTAATCGTTTAGGTATGCGCACGAAACAAAGTTGCAAAAGCTCTTATAGTGCAGCCCTATATATTGGCATACACTTTTCGTACTTTTAACGTCCAAATTGAGTTTATGTTTTCATTTTACGTACACAGGATAGACAAGACATATAGCTACAAACAAAATACTCTCAAACTCTTCTAattctgtatattttttttatgtccGTCCGATTGTTGTTAGTGTTTTTGTACACATTTACCCTCATCATTCCAGTTCGATCACCTATAACTTGAAGCACTGTTCAGTTAAAGAATaaaaccaaagactatacaatagtCTTTGATAAAACGTAATTTTATAACTTTCTATCCTTTAAAAATTAAGTAACGCACAGAAATGATTCGTAGTCTTCAGGTTCTTCAAGTAAAATTCGAATATTACAGCTGAAAAATATCATTAGAGCTTTGAATTCTAGAAGTCCTCGGTGCGTAATTCTCACCGAGGTATTGCTGTCCTATACACGTAAGCAGTAACGCTTCATCGATTTCTGAATCTTATTTCTTATTGTAATTCCCCAAACAGGCTCCATGGTACTTAAGTCAGGACCATGGAGTGGATTTCTCAGCTTCTTGCAGCTGAAAAGGGGCCATTATTTATCCAAATAAGACACATTTTTTGGGAAGTTTTTTGCCACTTAGATGAAAAATATCATTGTAAACGTCCATTTGGCCTTGGGCTCCTCTTGAATGAATGATAAGGCTGAATCACGAAGTACTTCTCCTATTGTGTAGGGTCATACAAGTACACGGATCATACGATTACATACATACCCACAATTTAAGTTAAAACTAGATCCGACTTTGTTTGAACCATGAAAAACAGCCAATGAACACTTGACCTCAAATTTATGATGATAGAAACTTATTTATCTAGACAGGATCGCTAGAATCGGAACCAATCAAATAAAGCACTGCAGTGCACTGTAAGGTTTGGGAAATCAGCTGTATGTTTAGCCAGTGTTGTTAAACAATTTTAGACTACAAAGGTCT
The sequence above is a segment of the Drosophila pseudoobscura strain MV-25-SWS-2005 chromosome X, UCI_Dpse_MV25, whole genome shotgun sequence genome. Coding sequences within it:
- the LOC4814529 gene encoding uncharacterized protein; this translates as MAQTDFDSDGGCTFDCCAMAKSVAPARNTKGSATAAATATTIHTRRGTTTVTFVLLLVLCCLCDYNYGSWASQCWRKHNSGSIQTADGEFKRPFGILCTYRCFLWFPPIYPYCEFIFDLRLSRHFTSFPDCYEIRCNETFTFFGHEQQNF